AGGACGTTTGACGGATTTTGGAGATGAATGAAGACCATGTGAGTGGACGAGCGCAGAGTTGCTGACATAAACTAAAGGTGTTCGATACCGACTCGGCGGTTATGGTTGGCCCATGGGCAGAATATGGGGGGATCAAAACTTTAGTCTTTGATTTTGTGACTCTTGTTGCTAGTAATTTCCTTATCGAATCCTTCTTGAATACCCCACAATGCTGCGAACATCGGCCATCAGAACTCCATTCTGATGTTTCCAGTCTAATATGATTCGTGCTTCTCACACGCCGAGGTATACAAATGTTCCAGAACTAAGCTTGTTGAGAAATGGCTTGTGGAATTGTCTTAGCCGACGAGAAGAGATCCATCGTCGAGTTGTCGGACCACGTCCGGCGCTGTATGACTACTGACTGACGGGCTATTTACCACGTGACGCCCAGCTGGATCGGCAAAGGTGCCCGCGGAGGCTAGAAAGATATCAAGACATCCTAGTCTCGAGCCGCCATATCCTCCCCGCTTGATTGGCTCTTCATTTACACGATCAGACTTCTCAACTATCACTGTCTTCTCATCTTGACACCAGCAACCGGGAACCTGGAATCTGACAGCGGGCCAACCCCAATAAACCGAGAACCATGAACGGCCTCGAAATCTCACCCTTTGTTGCCTCCCTCCCCAAGGTTGAGCTGCACATCCACATCGAGGGAACCCTCCTCCCCGCCCTCCGCTGGAAACTCGCAAAACGCAACAACGTGCCCCTCCAATACGAAACCTACGAGGCCCTCTTGGACTCATACAAGGTCTTCTTCAATCATCGCCCCGAAATCAACGGCCGCGTCCCAGGTATCCCGACGTTCCTCGAGGCTTACTTCGCTGGCTGCGAAGTATTGAAAACAGAAAATGACTTTTACGAAATGTCAATGGACTACTTCCGGCGCTGCGCCGAGATGAATGTCCGCTACGTCGAGCCGTTTTTCGACATCCAGGCGCACACGCGGAGGGGCGTGCCTGCGGAGGATGTGTTGAATGGGTACCTGAGAGCTCAGCGTGATGGCGCGGAGGTGCATGGTGTAAAGTCGAATTGGATATTTTGCTTCATTCGCGATGAAAGCCTCGAGGACGGGTTGGCTGCGTACGAGGCTGCCAGGCCGTGGGCTGCTGGTATTGTCGAGGGTGGCAAGGGTCTCTTCCACGCTGTCGGGTTGGCTAGCAACGCCTTCAAGAGGCCGCCGATGCTCTTCGAGCAAGGATTCCAGAGGGCGAAGAAGGATGGGCTGCATGTCACGATGCACTGCGATTTCGGGCAAAAGGACACGTTTGAGCACGTCCACGAGGCGATTTTTGATGTCTGTGATGGCGCTGGAGCGGAGCGTATTGATCACGGGCTTGATGCGGCGGATAAGGAGGAACTGCTTCAGGGGTTGTTAGATCGAGGTATCGGCTTGACGTTGTGTCCCCACGCGTATCACCGGCGGACGGCGACGGAAGTGCTGTTTCCCAAGATTCGGACGTTGTGGGAAAGGGGTGTCAAGTTTAACATTAACAGCGATGACCCGGTATACATGCATGATGTTTGGGTAGATGGCAACATGCAGAAGGCGTATACCTACTGTGGATTCAGTAAGAAGGAAATGGTCAAGCTGGCGAGGAATGGAGTTGACATGTGTTGGGCTAGCGAGGAGGTGAAGAAGAAATTGTATCGAGAGTTGGATGCAGTTGAGACAGACTAGAACAATAGTACGTAAAAGAAATTTGAGGTCATCGAAACCATGCATCGTGTGTGGTCTCATGCTAAATCCGTGAGATACAGACTGAGGTCCACTCATCGGGTTACCATAGGATTCAACATGTTGGGATTGTAGCGACTACCCAGCATCTTATTCTCTGTTTTAGAAACTCATCAACATATGAGAGCTCTTTCGAAAGTGGCTACATAACGGCGTTTTCGATACCACCGGACGCAATTCATTACGCAAGACGTTTTCCATCACTTTAAGCAGCCGGCACCGAGAGCTTCTTTCCCAGTTCCCGACGGTGCAAGAACCTGATCAACAACGAAGTGCCCGCCATACCAACAGCAAAAAAGATCATCGTGATATAACCCTTCGGGTACCGCGGAGCCTCGATTTGCTGCCAAATAAGCAGCGGCAACCATGCCTGGAAAACGTACGCCATCTGATTCATCGAGCCAGTTACGAGCGCTCGCTCTTCGTTATCGTCTTTGCAAATCTCATGGGCCCATGCGAACGTCAACCCGCTGATGCCACCACCGAATCCGACGAGAAGGAAACAGCCCCATTTCCATGAGTCGGAAATGTTCCACGCCGCTAAACTTGAGTAGATGACGATGTTGAGTGTTCCGGAGAAGACTATCGGTGGCCATCTCTCGCCCTTGAAAACCGAGTCCGAAGACCAGGCGTATATCCACGTCGTTATCACGGTGATGGCGGATGTAATTGTCGGATATGTGTTGTACTCCTTGACAGAATATCCCTCTCCCTTCAACCACAACTGGAACGCAGGCTGACTCATAATTCCGCATCCATTGTTGAAGAAGATATAAAGCGCTGTAAGGGCGTAAATATGCCAACTGGTGAAAATCTTCTTAATTTTGGCCTTTGTGAACGGCTGACGATTCGCTCTACCTTCAAGCTGCATTCGTTTTTGCGCGAGCGCCACATCATCTTTGGTCAACCACCAGGCTTTTGTGATTTCAGGCACGTCGGGCAGGAAGAAGAACCCGGCAATCGCAATCGGCAGGGAAATGACGGTATCGACGATGAAGAGCCACTGCCAGCCCTTCCATCCATGAACGCCGCTGAGGTTGTAGACGGCAGCCATGAGGTAGCCCGAGAACATGGAGCCGATGGAGCCTGCGGAGTGGAAAAGGCAGGATCGCTTGGCAAGTTCGTCTTTTCTGTACCAGCATCCGATGATGTACTGCATGCCTGGGTAGAATGTACTCTCGGCGAGACCGATGAAGAACCGGAGAACGTAAAGCTGGGTGACATTTGTGCATTTGATCATGAGAATTGTTAGGACGGCCCATGTGCATTCGCAGGCAGGGATCCAGATTGATGGCCGGACGCGAGTGAGAAGGATGTTGCTATAGAAAATAGTTAGtatgttagtatccctattgcagggtagttagttcgaaccgtagttaataaagagattaattaaactatataaatatctacgtagtaagtataaaaaggaggttctaaccgtaggttaggctagctataataattataaatagggcccctaattagcccctatatagttagctatataccgtagttaaattagacttttaatctaatactaactttctctttttttctattaatttaattactacggttagaggtataattcgacctcgggcccgtttactaagtcgtttccttttcccctttttctctattctttttaaattaatttatccctctatttatataataacttttttattatttataaattactttaatcccttatttaatactatttttataaaagcgtttataaagttatttttattatcaatttaataaattttaagtatcttgcgccttttatataattacttaagggctataatatcgattataagcctcttttccttcgtcgttcctaatttaataaggtatttatatagtaagtaagaattagtataaataactattagaataagtaaaaggctaatttaattagtaatcttttttaatattattaaaattacataagagaggttaatattattaactatactataaacctctaatactaatatatttcttgttacttacttatttttagttaataagtaataaattatattactatatatagtaaattcgctcttatttatactctcgttagctaggataataatatactttaattacgaaataaggtcgttattatttataaataacctattaataaagatatagagcttactaatcgtaaagttaattaggtaataaataagacctcgattaagattcatttattattacttaagccgcttattaagtactttaacgttttatttaattaaatttataacttacgctactttagtataattaaaaattactttaggttaataaatacttataatatataccccttacgtaagcttagctttataccgctttttaatattagttacgttcggattaacaaggttaattttcttaccctaccccttttattaaaaaacgacggtttcttttttaattataagaatcccgctattaaatactaagggggtatttattataaggacctcttttagcttcgctataaagcccgctttttaaagctccttatcctctttttttataaaattaatattaaataagcttaatatatcgtcggtttatattttaataatcctaaattagttatttttatattccgtaattagtaagtacgggtcgtatatagaggtaactattaatagttaattaatataaaaatcgtaataagtagcttattaataggtacccgattttacgagcttatatagtagcttaagcactttaataatcgtattttttaagtacttattagctatttcctttagtaaataggctaggattttttttataagccctgtggccgattaagtataggcctaggtaatattacggctctaaatctcgtatccctttttttataacgatactattaatactattattaatcgttagctatagcgctatatagtaagtaattatataagtagcgtcgcttttttaatattactatacccttaaattatatatctagacttctcgtataactagggtattcctttccctttaatcttacgatctattcgtaatttaaatatataaaggtttatatatttttttaagttatataggataaattaatagacccctcgattataaaaagtatttatttcgataagatctaatcctttatatagctttttagtagttataattacgccttctttacgtagtttaattattagctcgaaatcggctttttcttttattatataaaaagtattaattactttattattagtaataaattactgcgttagggcttgccgtTATGGTCTTCCGTAACGTCttgctagtagtattagtacttttttagtaatttccttttcctcgtcgtttattaatattattacgacgattttattaagcataatttcttatacttttactacgggttatatagtttcccttagctcttcttttttttataagttagaaactacttcgttaggatctatatagtacggtctaattactataattaatacttcgagtagctagttataatcttttataattatataagagcgctcgttaacaaaaattaatttatatagcctagcttattattaagtaatttcgcgctatatttatatatttaaatttaataatatatttaaattaccccctatatcgggcctattatatatagtaattactttattaacttactttcttaCGCTTACCTTACgtagtacccgtattattttttgaattacttaggctcgttagcttatacttagtaacggtagcgaggttaaggtcgtttttaaatatactctaaatactaatagcgttaatataagtccgttaggccctatagtattattatagtatttaagtactatctagaggtatttgtcgttaataaaatccggattttcctctttaataattctaaataccctttttaactactagtataccctttttacttttttaatactatagtgcgctttaataggtacgagttttagttatataccgtaagctattatattatccctaaattctactaacttaaagctagtactagcgttagttctaatactatttagcggttcttaatatatattaatctagctttttcgtaaggctacttatactatttttatttataaatcccggaggaattgccctatttagaaagatatagctatattaattatatatagtactagctaactatttaaataaaagatattaacgacgatttcctagttaaagttaagcttattgcgtaatttaaacttaaatttgtATAGgctttacgtatttatttagtattaatagtatactttcgttaactactctagcgcccctatttcgatattattattatttaattactttaaaaggttatatagcctcgtaactaacgggtacttaaatctctaatataattttctaagcttactttttattaagtaattaattaactttatattattaataagctttataaacgtatacccctatcgtcgtttaactatttcgaaatacttactactagagattctattcttcgtattattaaatataatacttagtcgatctatatcttttaaatataagagaaatggggtattaacgggcaaaatataaaaaattatcgttccgaagtacgtctttatttttattatacctagggcgacgattttcTTACtgaggctaaaactaatctttataatacccgctattaacgtattaagtattactaatacgattttttataatacttagaattaccttttttttctaattaactatgacgatatcttagtatttaagataattttataaaaattatttaagctatactttttatttatgtaaaaaatttatataagcttagtattcgaggaatctaagtaatataaaaaggacccctttagttacccctagatttacttagtactatatttttgttttttaaatattaagagagatagcgccttctccttaattattaagaaaataggctttagccctattaaattcgcccttttaactacttccgtatccgttatctaagggaccttctcttattatttataaataaaagcctacttattaagggcttttactactttttattcgtttagcctcgtatattctttaaaagctaacggggtaaaaaaagagtagttaatatcgttaattctattataatttaattcgttagtatagggggtaaaatcttttttat
This is a stretch of genomic DNA from Colletotrichum lupini chromosome 10, complete sequence. It encodes these proteins:
- a CDS encoding major facilitator superfamily transporter, translated to MIKCTNVTQLYVLRFFIGLAESTFYPGMQYIIGCWYRKDELAKRSCLFHSAGSIGSMFSGYLMAAVYNLSGVHGWKGWQWLFIVDTVISLPIAIAGFFFLPDVPEITKAWWLTKDDVALAQKRMQLEGRANRQPFTKAKIKKIFTSWHIYALTALYIFFNNGCGIMSQPAFQLWLKGEGYSVKEYNTYPTITSAITVITTWIYAWSSDSVFKGERWPPIVFSGTLNIVIYSSLAAWNISDSWKWGCFLLVGFGGGISGLTFAWAHEICKDDNEERALVTGSMNQMAYVFQAWLPLLIWQQIEAPRYPKGYITMIFFAVGMAGTSLLIRFLHRRELGKKLSVPAA
- a CDS encoding adenosine deaminase encodes the protein MNGLEISPFVASLPKVELHIHIEGTLLPALRWKLAKRNNVPLQYETYEALLDSYKVFFNHRPEINGRVPGIPTFLEAYFAGCEVLKTENDFYEMSMDYFRRCAEMNVRYVEPFFDIQAHTRRGVPAEDVLNGYLRAQRDGAEVHGVKSNWIFCFIRDESLEDGLAAYEAARPWAAGIVEGGKGLFHAVGLASNAFKRPPMLFEQGFQRAKKDGLHVTMHCDFGQKDTFEHVHEAIFDVCDGAGAERIDHGLDAADKEELLQGLLDRGIGLTLCPHAYHRRTATEVLFPKIRTLWERGVKFNINSDDPVYMHDVWVDGNMQKAYTYCGFSKKEMVKLARNGVDMCWASEEVKKKLYRELDAVETD